A window of Dehalogenimonas sp. WBC-2 genomic DNA:
GGCCGGCATCAATGTCGAATACACCATCGACGGGGTGAAGGCGGAGCGGCTGACTTTGGCTTATACAGTTGATGCTGCCTCGGCGGCCAGTGCCTGGGGGTTCACCGCCGCAGGGAAAGAGGTCGAGGTTGTCGAGACATGGACCGTTGAAGCCTTTGAGGTGGTGTGCGGTGGGGTTGTGGCGGCGGGTGGGGAGAACCCTTACGGCTGTATCCCGTTCCTCGTTTTTCCCAATCTGCCGCAACCAAAATCTGTCTGGGGAGCCTCGGACCTGGACAACCTCATAGAGGTGCAGCGGGAACTTAACCGCGCCGCCGGTCAGTTGTCTCATATCCTGGAATTGTCCGGCAATCCCATAGCCGTACTGGAGAACGTGGAATCCTCCAAGGATATCGCCGTATCGCCCGGTGCGGTGTGGCACCTGCCGGAAGAGGCGCGGGCTTACCTGCTTGACTTGCTTCAGGGCGGTGGCGCGCAGTTGCACATCAGCTACATAGACCTGCTGTTCAGGGTGCTGCATGACCTGGGCGAGATGCCGCGGGCGGCCTTTGGCGGGGTGGGGCGGGACATCTCCGGGGTGGCGCTGGAACTGGAGCTTCAACCGCTGTTACACCGGGTGTGGCGCAAAAGGCTCATCCGTACAGGCGTATATAAGAAACGTGCAGAGATGATGTTGGTGATGTACGCCAGATTCCTGGATGAAGACTTCAGCGGCTGCGCCATTGAGGTCAACTGGGCGCCGGTGCTGCCGCGCGATACCGCCGCCTTGGTGGTTGCTGAGAAAAGCCTCATAGAATCCGGCATCCATTGCAGAAAGACGGCGATGCGGAGCTTCGGCGTTGATAATCCCGAGTATGAATTCGGTGACTGGCTGGCGGAACAACAGGCGATAACCGGCCAAAACCCCGTGGCAAAAAACATCAATAACAACAAGGAGGAATGACATGGAGCCTAAGGAAACCAAAATAGAATCAAAGCCAACGGAGCAACCCTTGACCCAAACCGATATTGAGCGGCTGTCGACGGCCATCATTGAGAAAGAAGCAGTCATCGGCCAACTGACCGAAAGCCTGGCCGGAGCAGTCGCCGCTTACCGGACAGCATCTATCGCCCGCAACGCCGATGTTCCGGCGGAACTCATCGTCGGAGACAGCATTGCCGACGTTGATGAATCAGTCAAACGCGCCCGGGCACTGGTGGAGCAGGTCAGGGCATCGCTTAAGACTGCCCCGCCGCCGGTGGTTGCCGTGCGCCGCGGCGGCAGCATTGAGGTGATGACCACCGAGGAGAAGATCCGGCGCGGGCTGGGCTTTTGACATCGTTTGTCATTGCCACGTCGCTGCGCTCCTCGCAATGACAGAAACCGGGATTGCTTCGGTGACCCTCGCAATGACGGTACAAGAGGCGCAACGACATTAGATGAATAGGAAAGTAAAAAAGGAGAAAAAAGAATATGGCTATCACATTACCTGAGGCATCCAAACTATCCAACGACCTGCTGCTGCAGGGGGTTATTGAGACGATGATCAAGGAATCTCCGGTGCTGTCGCGCCTGCCGTTCATTGAGATCACCGGCAACGGCCTGACCTATAACCAGGAAAAAACGCTGCCGGATGTAGCCTTCTATGACGTCGGCGATGATTGGGGCGAAAGCACGCCGACCTTTGAGCAGAAAACGGCGCATTTAAAGATCATGGGCGGTGATGCGGACCTGGATAACTTTCTGAAAACCACCCGCTCCAATGTCCAGGACTTGCAGGCGGCGGTCATCCAGATGAAGGCCAAGGCGCTCAGGGACAAATTTGAAGACGTTTTCATCTACGGCGACTCCAATATCAATGCCAAGGAATTTGACGGTTTGAGAACGCTTATCGGCACTGAAAACGGCGGCGACGGTGTTATCGCCATGGCCTCAAGCGGTGCCACGCTGACGCTGAATAAACTGGACGAACTTATAGACGCGGTTAAGGGCGGCAAGCCGGATATGCTTTTGATGAGCCGCCGCAGCCGGCGCAAGGTGTCGGCGCTGGTACGGGCATCGGGGGGCGTGCTGGAAACCGACCGCGACGCTTACGGCAATTTCATGCAGTTCTGGAACGGCGTGCCGGTGGGGGTCAACGACTGGATCAAGGACAGCCACGTGGTGGCGGGAGGGCTGGAAGCAGCCATCACCGGCGGTGATTGTTCTACCATCTATGCCGTCCAGTTCGGCGAAGGCGCGCTGGCGGGACTTTCCAGCCCCGGTTTGATCCAGGTGGAAAAACTTGGCTCGCTGGAAGGCAAGGACGCCGCCCGCACCCGGGTCAAATGGTATTGCTCACTAGCTTTGTTCAGCGCGGTAAAAGCGGCGGCGCTCATTGGGGTCAAAGACTAATTGGAATTGTCATTGCGAAGCGCCGAAGGCGCTGTGGCAATCTCACTGCCCGCCGGGATTTAAACCGCTTCCCGGTGGGGCAGGTGGACAGGTTTCCCTAAAAGAAAGGAGTCAGCATGAACATATCAACTATACGCAGCCTGGTTCGCCAGGACCTCCGCGACACCAATCCGAATACCTACCGCTGGTCCGACCAAACATTGGACCGCCATATCGCCCGCGCCGTAGCCGAATACTCCGCCGCGGTGCCGCGGCAGATGACCATGAACTTTATTACCACCTACGGCTGCCGTGACATTGATCTGACGCCGATAATCGACCGGGTGTGTGTCATGGCCGCTGAGTATCCGGCTGGCGAAAATCCCCGGCGCTACCGCCGCTTTTCAGTTTGGGCGCACCGCCTGACGCTGGAGGGCGGCCCGGCGCCGGACGGTTCGGAACTGACGGTTTATTACGGCGCCATTCATATCATTAACGCTGAAACTTCGACGCTGCCGGTCAAACACCATGACCTGGTGGCAACGGGTGCAGCGGCCTATGCCGCCATAGAGTGGGCCGCCTTTGCCGTCAACCGGGTCAACAACGGCGCTGACGCCGCGGGCGGCTACTTCCGCTGGGGCAAGGAACGCCTTTCTACCTTCCGGGATGAACTGCGGCGGTTGTCACGGCGGAGCAGTCTGCGGGTGAGCAGGCTTTATCCGGCGACGGAATCTGTGACTGAGTACGTCTTATTCGATGAACCGTGTTAGTGGATTCCAACCAATGATAGAAAACACTTCGACAAGCTCAGTGTGAACGAACTTTTATATTTTACTTGTGAGAAGAAAGAAATGAACCTGTATAAGATACTGTGGTCGCACTTGGGCGGCCGCCCCTGGACTTACATCATCCGCGACCTGTGGCACCGCTTTGAGTGGCTGTGGATCATCGGCCTGCTGCTGACCGGCTATTTTCTGGGCAAACACGGCTTTGAGCCGATGCTGGGGATAATGATCGCCTTTAACCTGGGCTATGTCGCCGGGCATCTTTTTTGGGGCACCGAATACGTGCCGGGGCAGCGGGGCGACTGATGAGACCGCTTTCAACGACATTGCTGGCTGCTCAGCTCTCTGACAGCCGAGTGCCTTACGTCAAAGCCGCCGCCAAGCGTCGATTCCCGGTGTGGCAACAGGTCTACTCTGGTAGTGAAGCCGACGGCTGCCACGCCGCCGCCTTTACCGGCGACGGTTCGATGATCCGCGCCCGTCTTACGCCCGCTGATTCCGGTAAACTCTACCGGCAGCGGGTGGCGGAGCCGGGTGCGGCTGCTGATTTTAGCCAGTGGGTCTTTACCGGCCAGACCGACGCGGTCACTGTCGCCATGGCGGCCATAGGTGCCGAGATATCCATAGTCTGGATCAAGCGCGACCGCAGCATCAGGCGTATCGTCAGTAGCGATAATGGCCTGAACTGGAGCGCGCCGGAACTCATTGACTATACCCCGACGACGGCTATCAACGGCCTGGCGGCGGTGTACAAACCAGATGGCGGACTGGCAATCTTCTTTGCCGATCAATCAACGCTATATGTCAAGAAACGCATCGGCGGGACGTGGCAGCCCCGTGTTTCCTGGAATAAAACCACCGGAACGCTGTCCGGCGTGGATTGCGTCTATGATGGGGATTTCAAGCTGATGCTGACCGGACAAACCGCCGCCGGGGATTACCGCCTGTGGTCGCTGGTCTATTCCGATAGCGGGGAGTGGGGAGACCTAATCGAAATTGCTGCTTCGCCGTCTGGCGAGCCGTATGAGTTCCGGCAGGCTTTCCTCGACAAGGCGGACGTTTATCGCTGCGCCTATGTGGAGAAGTACACCGGTGCAGAGCCATTCGTCCGTGTTTACCTGACTTCGTCGGTGGTCGGGGCGGGGTTTGGGGAGGGGTTGTGGACGGAGCCAGAACTCTTTGCGGATTCCGGCGACTGCGGTTTGGCAATTCTTCACAGTGAGACTGCGCTCTGGCTGATCTCTCCGGCTTCGGTGTGGCGGGCTGAAATGGATGCCGATGAAATTGATATATCAGATGACATAAAGAGAGTCTCCCTCGCCCTCGACGTATTCGACGGTAAATTGACGCTGGAACTGGATAATGCCGCGGCGCTGCTTGCAATCGGGGATGAGATAACTTTCAGTCCCGGCTATGTCACGGAGGCGGGCATTGAGGTCAGCAGCGGACCGGGTTTCACCGTCGCCCGCGTGGAACGCCGTATTGCGCCGGGGAGAGACCACTTCATCATTGAGGCGGCGGACGGTTGGGCAAGGCTGAGAGAATGGCAGGCGAGGAACCAGTTGCGGTGGAACGGGACACATACCATCGCTGAAATCCTGGCCTGGGTGGTGGGGCGGGTGGGTTTGAAGCTGGAAGTCCTGTCCGCTTCGGAGGTCATCACTTCAATGCACCCCGATTTCTCGGTGAATCCCGGCACTGACGGCCTGGCGGCGGTCAAACACATATTATCCGAAGTAGCGGACAAAATCTTCATCGAGGGCGGCACGGCCTATTTGGTGAACCCGCTACCCGATGATGCGGCGGGCTACAGTTACGGCGCGGAGCATTCGGTCTTCATTTCTCGTTTAGCCGATGGTGGAAGCGAGACTTTAGTGCCGCTGAACTGCGGTCAGCAACTCTATGATGTTGTTGATGTTAGTGACGGAAATGGCGGTTTGAAGCGGTTTCAGGTGACGGGCATCAGGCTGGATCACCGGCCGGATGATGGTATATATGACATGAAACTCAAATTGGAGGCGGTCTAATGGACATAAAACAGGCGATACTCAAGGTGTTTGACAGCGGCACATATACAGCGTTAATCCAGCTATCCGGTTCGCCGCAGGCTTATCTTGAAGGAGTAGCGGTGGCACAGAACATCCCGGCATTTGAAATGATTGCCGGACGTAAACTGGTGGTCTTCTTCTTTGACCAGTACCGCGTCAGCGAGGCGGTGGTGGTGGCGGTGTGGAAGTAAGAGTCAGGCGGTTTTGGCCTCGGCGTTGCGGTGGCAGCGGAGGCACAACATCTGGCAGTTGTGGACGTCATTGGAACCGTCCGGATCAATGGGATAGTAATGGCCCTCGTGGTAATTCCAGATATATACCAGGCAGCGGCCTTTGGGGTGCTCGGCACAGTCCTCAGTGCACTGGCATTGGAGCCCGGCGCTTTGGTAGGCATGGAGTTTGACCGCGTCGGAGAAAATTATTTCGGACATCGATCACCTCTCTGACTTGATTATAGGACGTTATTGTGACAAGTCAATACTTTTCTCCTGCCGCCGTGATTGACACTGCAACGGAGCGCACATACAATGGCGGCATGGATGAAAAAGAACAACAGGAAGCGGTAACGGGTCAGGACAAGCCGGTTTTAGTGGCGGCGCTGGTATGCGATGTGGCGGTGAAAGACCCCACCAGCGGCAAGATTTCCCTAATCGGTATCTTTGACCGGGTGCATGTAAAGCAGTTTCCGGCTAACCGTCCGGTTTCGGTTTATGCCAAGCTCACCGAAGCTGAAGGCAAATACAACTTCCTGGTCAAATATGTCTATTCCAACACCGGGGAAAAACTGGCTGAGGCTAAAGGTCAATTCACTTCAAAAGACAAGCTGGCGACGGTGGAGCTGAATCTCCAGTTCCCACCGATCCCCATCCCCGGTGAAGGGCGCTACGATTTTCAGGTGTGGGTTAACGGGCAGTTCCTGGGGCAGACGTTCATGGATGCGACGGGGATGCCCTAGCGTTTAAAGAATGGCCGACATCGCTATGGACACCGCAGATTTAACTGCCTCAACAACGTTCTCGACGGGTACAAGTTCGAAAGCCTTCTCGCTGCGCTTCTTGAGTTCCACGCCGCCCTTGTCGATTGAACGCGGGCTGATGGTCAGCCGGAGCGGCATACCCAAGAGGTCGGCATCGTTGAACTTCACGCCGGGGGACTCCTGCCGGTCGTCGTAAAGGACTTCGATGCCTGCGGATGTTAAATCGCTGTATAGCTTTTCTGCCTTGGCCTTGACCGCCTCATTCTCCAGCCCAAGTCCGCACAGATGCACTTGGTAGGGAGCGATGGGCATGGGCCAGATGATGCCCTTGTCATCGTGGTTCTGCTCGATGGCCGCGGCCAGTAGCCGCCCCACCCCGATGCCGTAGCAGCCCATGACACAGGGCTTCTGGTTACCTTCAGCGTCGGTATAGAGTGCGCCGAAGGTCTCGGCCAGGAAGGTTCCCAGCTTGAAAACGTGGCCGACCTCAATGCCGCGGGTGGACTCAAGCGTGCCGCCGCAACGGGCGCAGGCCGCGCCGACTTTGGCAGAGGCGATATCGGCGGTCTTGTAGGCACTGAAATCCCGCCCCAAGTTGATGTTCTTCATGTGGCGGCCAGCGATGTTGGCCCCGCCGACGTAGTTGATGCCGGAGATGACCGAGTCATCGGTAATCACCTTGCCTTTGAAGCCCACCGGTGAAGCTGATCCGGCGACAACACCGGCACCAGAGACTTCATCGGCAATGGCCAGGCGAAGGTCAGTGGCTTTAAGCAGGTTTTTAAGTTTGATCTCGTTGACGTCCAGGTCACCGCGGATGACGGCGATGATAAACTCTTTATCGGCGACATAAAAGACGCACTTGAGCATGTGTGACGGTGCCAGTCCCAGGAAAGAGGCCACATCATCAATGGATTCCTTGCCGGGGGTGGCAATTTCCTCGGTCGGCAGCGGTGCCTGGGTGGCGGTGGTTCCTTTGTTGAATACGGCTTTCTCCAGGTTGGCGGAATAACCGCAGTCTTTTCCAGAGCAGAAGATGACCTCGTCCTCGCCGGACTCGGCCAGCACCATGAACTCATGTGACGCCTTGCCGCCGATGGCCCCGGAATCGGCCTCTATGGCCATAGCCTTGAGACCGCAGCGGCGGTAGATGTTCTTATAGGCCTGCACCATCTTCTGATAGCTGATTTCCAGCCCTGCGTCATCGGCATCAAAGGAATACATGTCCTTCATGATGAACTCACGGACGCGGATAAGGCCGCCGCGGGGGCGGGGCTCGTCGCGGAACTTGGTCTGGATCTGGTACAGGCGCTGCGGCAGGTCGCGGTAAGACTGGATGTAATGAGCCGCTAGGTCAGTGACCACTTCTTCATGGGTGGGGCCGAGGGCCAGGCGACGGTCTTTGCGGTCATCCAGCTTGAACAGGTTATCCCCGAAGGCAGCGCCGCGGCCCGATTTTTGCCACAGTTCAATCGGCTGGAGCACCGGCATGGCAATCTCCTGGCAGCCAGCGGCGTCCATCTCGTGGCGGATGATGTCCATGATCTTGCGGGCGCTGCGCCAGGCCAGCGGCATGTAGGAGTAAACGCCAGCGGTAAGCTGGTTGATCATGCCGGCGCGCAGCAGCAACCGGTGGCTGACGGTCTCCGCCTCGCCGGGGACCTCACGCTGGGTCTTGCCGAAAAGCTGGGAAAATCTCATCTAATACCTCTGTTAAATATGTTGGCGGATCTCTTCAATGGTCCGGGGCTTGATATCCGGATTCTGCAGATGAGCGACAAGTTCCACCCGTTCCTCGCCCCATGAGAACCAGATCTGGATGTTGCGGGTTTTGAAGTGGACTAATGAACGGCGGGTGAAATCTTCAAAATGGTCGCAGAAAAAGCCGCGGCGGGCGGTCTCTTGTTTCAAATAGGGTAATAACCGGTACCAGCAACGGATGGCGGAGGGACCGCCGAGAGTTTCGATGGCCAGGTTCTCGTTAATCTCACGGTTGCGGGTGACAGCGCCGAGAAGATTGAACCAGTCTACCAGATGGTCAATGCGCACCCGCTGGTAATCCGCCAGGTTGTTCCACCCGTCGGCTTTGACGCCATAGATACTGCGGATGACGGCTTTGAATTCATCGCTGCGGAAATCACGGAAAAGATCAATCGCCAGTTTAGCGTCGTCGCGGCGGCGAAATTGAAGGTATTTGCTGACGGCGAAAAAGAATCCGATGGTAAATACGACGACGGCGACGGCGGTAGCCGCCTGCCAGAAAGAGCTGTCCATGATGTCACCTCCGAGTGTTGCGGCTACATTCTAGAAGTTTTCGACTTCTTTTAAAAGCGCGTCGAAGAAATCAGCCTGGTTGACCACGCGGACCTTTTCACCTCGGCGGAAGAGAATACCCTGGCCCTTACCGCAGGCGATACCGACATCGGCGTCACGGGCTTCCCCCGGGCCATTGACCGTACAGCCCATGACCGCCACTTTTATCGGTTTGTCTATGGTCAGGAGGGCATCAGCCACTCTTTCAGCCAGGGCGACGATATCTACTTCGGTTCTGGAACATGAAGGGCAGCTGATCAAAATAGGGCCGCGTGCCCGAAGATTGAGACTCTTAAGAATCTCGTACCCGACGAACACTTCTTCTTTCGGAGGAGCTGAAAGCGATACCCTTATCGTATCGCCGATACCTTCGGCCAATAGTGTGCCGATGCCGACCGAGGAACGGATGATACCCGTCCGGGGGGTGCCGGCTTCAGTCATGCCCAGGTGAAGGGGATAAGGCACGAGAGGGGCGATCATGCGGTAGGCGATGACGGTTTCCGGTACGTCGAAGGCCTTGAGAGCAATCTTGATCAAGTTGAAATCCAGGCTTTCAAGTAACCTGACCTGCGACATGGCCGCTTCTACCATTCGCCGGTGCAGCGGTTTGTCCGGGTCGTTGTCCGGCGGTAATGACCCGCCGTTGACCCCGATGCGGATCGGTATCTGCCGCTCTTTGGCAGCTTTAACCACCTGCTTAACTCTATCCGCATCACCGATATTGCCCGGATTGATGCGAAGAGCGTCAACGCCGGATTCGATGGCTGTTAAGGCGAGGCGATAGTCAAAATGGATGTCGGCAACGACTGGTATCGGGCTTTGCTGTTTTATAAGGCGGAGCGCCTCGGCGGCTTCCATATCAGGCACACCGCAGCGGATGATCTCACACCCGGCCGCGGCTAACTCACGAATCTGAGCAACGGTGGCTTCGACATTGCGGGTGTCGGTCTTGGTCATTGACTGGACGGTGACGGGGGCGTCTCCGCCGACGACCACGCCGCCGATGTTTATCGTATTAGATTGGCGTCTGGTAATAATAGTCATATTGTTTTTCAATAATACCAATAATCAAATAAGTACCAATAAGTACCAATTATCCAATCAAGGATTTGACTGGTCCTTCCTGAATCTGGCGTTGTTGATGATGCTGCTTATAATCGCGGTCAATTCTTGGCCTCTTGGATTAGCGGTCCCATTTTAGCAACAAGGAGAGGATTGGTCTCGGCGATCAATCTCAGCCAGAAAACGGTTTCCTTTGTTTTCTTCCGGACAATGGTATAACAATGGATAAAATCCTTTTTGGTTGATACGCCGTCAGCTTCTTGATCATTGGCGCCGATTGACGTAGCGCATCTCAGCACCTGCTGTCCGATGATTGTATTCGCCTGATTTTTAGGCAAGGAATTCACAACCCTGATTACACGAACTACAAAATTGAATATCCTCTCATGAATATCATACTTGGTTTTCTGGCTGACCGGCGTATCTACCGGATTTGTAGTATTGGTACTATTCACGCAAGTCTTTAACCCCCGTTCACGATTCGCATTATATCGTTGAAAGTCACCATGATAATGAGCATAATCAGTATAGCAAACCCGGCGAAGTGAATTTTCCCTTCGGTCTGCGGATCGATGCGTTTGCCGCGGCGGAACCACTCGATAACCACAAAGACGATCCGGCCACCGTCAAGGGCAGGTATCGGCAGTATGTTTAGAATAGCCAGATTGAGTGACAACAAGGCGGTGAACTCCATCAAAGGCGATAGTCCGGCGCGGGCCACCTCTCCGGTGATCTGAGCGATACCTACCGGCCCGGCAACGCCGCCTTCGGCATTACCGGTGATCATACTCAGGATGCTGTTTTTGAAAAGTACCAGAGTATCCAGACTTTCACTGAATCCCATGCCGACGGCGCTAAAGAAAGGCACGCTTTCTTGAGTGATCACTACATCATTGGTTCTGGTTTGAAGGCCGACCGCCCCCTGGCCTTCCGGCGGTTCCCAACGTGGGGTAACGGTAACAGTGGCACTGGTACCGTCGGCATGGCGGATAACCATTTCTGAAGCTTGGCCCAGGTTAAGGAAAATGACACG
This region includes:
- a CDS encoding phage portal protein SPP1, whose amino-acid sequence is MMINTISNTAGTDERRRRYREMLDFYRGRQRTGREEARLTLNYAAAVVDKLTAYLMNGLSVRVAAADDSAGARARARRAQALIDRACDQLLDYETEIDAAVLGDGCYRLGWDAAAKTVRVSAPDMAGINVEYTIDGVKAERLTLAYTVDAASAASAWGFTAAGKEVEVVETWTVEAFEVVCGGVVAAGGENPYGCIPFLVFPNLPQPKSVWGASDLDNLIEVQRELNRAAGQLSHILELSGNPIAVLENVESSKDIAVSPGAVWHLPEEARAYLLDLLQGGGAQLHISYIDLLFRVLHDLGEMPRAAFGGVGRDISGVALELELQPLLHRVWRKRLIRTGVYKKRAEMMLVMYARFLDEDFSGCAIEVNWAPVLPRDTAALVVAEKSLIESGIHCRKTAMRSFGVDNPEYEFGDWLAEQQAITGQNPVAKNINNNKEE
- a CDS encoding prolyl-tRNA synthetase, with the protein product MRFSQLFGKTQREVPGEAETVSHRLLLRAGMINQLTAGVYSYMPLAWRSARKIMDIIRHEMDAAGCQEIAMPVLQPIELWQKSGRGAAFGDNLFKLDDRKDRRLALGPTHEEVVTDLAAHYIQSYRDLPQRLYQIQTKFRDEPRPRGGLIRVREFIMKDMYSFDADDAGLEISYQKMVQAYKNIYRRCGLKAMAIEADSGAIGGKASHEFMVLAESGEDEVIFCSGKDCGYSANLEKAVFNKGTTATQAPLPTEEIATPGKESIDDVASFLGLAPSHMLKCVFYVADKEFIIAVIRGDLDVNEIKLKNLLKATDLRLAIADEVSGAGVVAGSASPVGFKGKVITDDSVISGINYVGGANIAGRHMKNINLGRDFSAYKTADIASAKVGAACARCGGTLESTRGIEVGHVFKLGTFLAETFGALYTDAEGNQKPCVMGCYGIGVGRLLAAAIEQNHDDKGIIWPMPIAPYQVHLCGLGLENEAVKAKAEKLYSDLTSAGIEVLYDDRQESPGVKFNDADLLGMPLRLTISPRSIDKGGVELKKRSEKAFELVPVENVVEAVKSAVSIAMSAIL
- a CDS encoding 1-hydroxy-2-methyl-2-(E)-butenyl 4-diphosphate synthase, with amino-acid sequence MTIITRRQSNTINIGGVVVGGDAPVTVQSMTKTDTRNVEATVAQIRELAAAGCEIIRCGVPDMEAAEALRLIKQQSPIPVVADIHFDYRLALTAIESGVDALRINPGNIGDADRVKQVVKAAKERQIPIRIGVNGGSLPPDNDPDKPLHRRMVEAAMSQVRLLESLDFNLIKIALKAFDVPETVIAYRMIAPLVPYPLHLGMTEAGTPRTGIIRSSVGIGTLLAEGIGDTIRVSLSAPPKEEVFVGYEILKSLNLRARGPILISCPSCSRTEVDIVALAERVADALLTIDKPIKVAVMGCTVNGPGEARDADVGIACGKGQGILFRRGEKVRVVNQADFFDALLKEVENF
- a CDS encoding hypothetical protein (conserved protein): MNSTNTTNPVDTPVSQKTKYDIHERIFNFVVRVIRVVNSLPKNQANTIIGQQVLRCATSIGANDQEADGVSTKKDFIHCYTIVRKKTKETVFWLRLIAETNPLLVAKMGPLIQEAKN
- a CDS encoding membrane-associated zinc metalloprotease; the protein is MLFTLLAFILVLGVLVLAHEAGHFFTAKAFGVKVNEFGVGYPPRLFALKRGETEYSINLLPLGGFVKLAGEEDPDVKDSLASKSHAKRIIILASGAVINAILPIILFTGAFMVPHDVASGTIEVLEVSPASPAEMAGVVAGDIIISFDGEELANNAELSRVIFLNLGQASEMVIRHADGTSATVTVTPRWEPPEGQGAVGLQTRTNDVVITQESVPFFSAVGMGFSESLDTLVLFKNSILSMITGNAEGGVAGPVGIAQITGEVARAGLSPLMEFTALLSLNLAILNILPIPALDGGRIVFVVIEWFRRGKRIDPQTEGKIHFAGFAILIMLIIMVTFNDIMRIVNGG